The genomic window CCAAGCCATTACCGGCCTGCTGCAACAATCGCCTATAGAGCACATTGCAGTGGGCCTTGGCTTGGCATACCTTATTTTAATTATGCGCCAAAATGTGTGGGGCTGGCCCTGCGCACTTATAAGTACCGCTCTATTTACCTATGTGTTTTGGGATGTTTCCTTATTTATGGAATCTCTTTTAAACGTGTACTACATGGGCATGGCGGTATATGGCTTTTGGAACTGGAACAGAGCGTCAGCCGACCAGCCCACATTACCTATTATTACTTGGCCTTTAAAAACACACGCCCTCGCTTTAGGTGCTATATTTATTTTAAGTGGGGCTTCTGGCTATTATTTAACAACAAATACTACAGCTGCGTGGCCCTACTTAGATTCCTTCACTACTTGGGGTGCAGTAATTACCACGTACATGGTTGCACAAAAAGTATTCGAAAACTGGTTGTATTGGCTAGTAATTGATGCGGTGGCCCTGTACTTATACATTGATAGAGGCTTGTACCCTACAGCCCTACTCATGGCGGTATACCTTATCCTAGTAGTGGTAGGCCTTATAACTTGGGCTCGCCTGCTACAGCAACAAGAGCCCCCAGCGTCGAACCATGCTTAATGACAAAAATAAGCCTGCTACAAGCACTTACGCAATGGCAACTGTGGCCGTTACCATTAAAGCAAGCACCAAGCCTTATAGAAAAAGTGCCCAATGGTTTAACCAACGAAAACTATTTAATTAAGGCACAGGGCAAGCGTTATAAACTGCGAATAAATTCGCCTTATTCCGCTATGCTTGGCATAGACCGTACGCGCGAGCACGCCATTTGCGATCTGCTTGCGCCGCACCAAGTAGCACCAAAGCTTATATAT from Saccharophagus degradans 2-40 includes these protein-coding regions:
- the pnuC gene encoding nicotinamide riboside transporter PnuC translates to MTDFFNQAITGLLQQSPIEHIAVGLGLAYLILIMRQNVWGWPCALISTALFTYVFWDVSLFMESLLNVYYMGMAVYGFWNWNRASADQPTLPIITWPLKTHALALGAIFILSGASGYYLTTNTTAAWPYLDSFTTWGAVITTYMVAQKVFENWLYWLVIDAVALYLYIDRGLYPTALLMAVYLILVVVGLITWARLLQQQEPPASNHA